A genomic window from Panthera tigris isolate Pti1 chromosome B4, P.tigris_Pti1_mat1.1, whole genome shotgun sequence includes:
- the DNM1L gene encoding dynamin-1-like protein isoform X5 encodes MGAGSRGEGGGEEEGGGLWAPAPFIAAAGRAGVLCFRSHGGANSSYQQASGCLQHGGRRHHPVASDRRGGNAGVEAEEWGKFLHTKNKLYTDFDEIRQEIENETERISGNNKGVSPEPIHLKIFSPNVVNLTLVDLPGMTKVPVGDQPKDIELQIRELILRFISNPNSIILAVTAANTDMATSEALKISREVDPDGRRTLAVITKLDLMDAGTDAMDVLMGRVIPVKLGIIGVVNRSQLDINNKKSVTDSIRDEYAFLQKKYPSLANRNGTKYLARTLNRLLMHHIRDCLPELKTRINVLAAQYQSLLNSYGEPVDDKSATLLQLITKFATEYCNTIEGTAKYIETSELCGGARICYIFHETFGRTLESVDPLGGLNTIDILTAIRNATGPRPALFVPEVSFELLVKRQIKRLEEPSLRCVELVHEEMQRIIQHCSNYSTQELLRFPKLHDAIVEVVTCLLRKRLPVTNEMVHNLVAIELAYINTKHPDFADACGLMNNNIEEQRRNRLARELPSAVSRDKSYKVPSALAPASQEPSPAASAEADGKLIQDSRRETKNVASGGGGVGDGVQEPTTGNWRGMLKTSKAEELLAEEKSKPIPIMPASPQKGHAVNLLDVPVPVARKLSAREQRDCEVIERLIKSYFLIVRKNIQDSVPKAVMHFLVNHVKDTLQSELVGQLYKSSLLDDLLTESEDMAQRRKEAADMLKALQGASQIIAEIRETHLW; translated from the exons gggTTGAAGCAGAAGAATGGGGTAAATTTCTTCACACCAAAAATAAG CTTTACACGGATTTTGATGAAATTCGACAAGAAATTGAAAACGAAACAGAAAGGATTTCGGGAAATAATAAG ggAGTAAGCCCTGAGCCAATTCATCTTAAGATTTTTTCACCCAATGTTGTCAATCTGACACTTGTGGATTTGCCAGGAATGACCAAG GTGCCTGTGGGTGATCAACCTAAGGATATTGAGCTTCAAATCCGAGAGCTCATTCTTCGCTTCATCAGTAATCCAAATTCCatcatccttgctgtcactgctgcTAATACCGATATGGCCACATCAGAGGCCCTTAAGATTTCAAGAGAGGTAGATCCAGACG GTCGCAGAACCTTAGCTGTAATCACTAAACTTGACCTCATGGATGCGGGTACTGATGCCATGGATGTATTGATGGGAAGGGTTATACCAGTCAAACTTGGAATAATTGGAGTAGTTAACAG GAGCCAGCTAGACATTAACAATAAGAAGAGTGTAACTGATTCAATCCGTGATGAATATgcttttcttcaaaagaaatacCCATCCCTGGCTAATAGAAATGGAACAAAGTATCTTGCTAGGACTCTGAACAG GTTACTGATGCATCACATCAGAGACTGCTTACCAGAgctgaaaacaagaataaatgtTCTAGCTGCTCAGTATCAGTCTCTCCTAAATAGCTATGGTGAACCTGTGGATGATAAAAGTGCTACTTTACTCCAGCTTATTACCAAATTTGCCACAGAATACTGTAACACTATTGAAGGAACCGCAAAATATATTGAAACTTCAGAgct ATGCGGTGGTGCTCGGATATGTTATATTTTCCATGAGACTTTTGGGCGAACTTTAGAATCTGTTGACCCACTAGGTGGCCTtaacactattgacattttgactgCCATTAGAAATGCTACC ggtccTCGTCCTGCTTTGTTTGTGCCTGAAGTTTCATTTGAGTTACTGGTCAAGCGGCAAATCAAACGTCTGGAAGAACCCAGCCTGCGTTGTGTGGAACTAGTTCATGAGGAAATGCAAAGGATCATTCAGCACTGTAGCAATTACAGTACACAG GAGTTGTTGCGGTTTCCTAAACTTCATGATGCCATAGTTGAAGTAGTGACTTGTCTTCTTCGTAAACGGTTACCTGTTACAAATGAAATG gtccATAACTTAGTGGCAATTGAACTGGCTTACATCAACACAAAACATCCAGACTTTGCTGATGCTTGTGGGCTGATGAACAATAATATAGAG GAACAAAGGAGAAACAGGCTAGCGAGAGAATTACCTTCAGCCGTATCACGAGACAAg TCGTATAAAGTTCCAAGTGCTTTGGCACCTGCCTCCCAGGAGCCTTCCCCTGCTGCTTCTGCTGAGGCTGATGGCAAG TTAATTCAGGACAGcagaagagaaactaaaaat GTTGCATCTGGAGGTGGTGGGGTCGGAGATGGTGTTCAGGAACCAACAACAGGCAACTGGAGAGGAATGCTGAAAACTTCAAAAGCTGAAGAGTTATTAGCTgaggaaaaatcaaaaccaattCCAATTATGCCAGCCAGTCCCCAAAAAGGCCATGCTGTCAATCTGCTGGATGTG CCAGTTCCTGTTGCACGAAAACTATCTGCGCGTGAACAGCGAGACTGTGAGGTCATTGAGCGACTCATCAAATCGTATTTTCTTATTGTCAGAAAGAATATTCAAGACAG TGTGCCAAAGGCAGTAATGCACTTTTTGGTGAATCATGTGAAAGATACTCTTCAGAGTGAGTTAGTAGGACAGCTGTATAAATCATCCTTACTGGATGATCTTCTGACTGAATCCGAGGACATGGCACAGCGCCGGAAGGAAGCTGCGGACATGCTAAAG gcattaCAAGGAGCCAGTCAAATAATTGCTGAAATCCGAGAGACTCATCTTTGGTGA